The following DNA comes from Strix uralensis isolate ZFMK-TIS-50842 chromosome 28, bStrUra1, whole genome shotgun sequence.
CATATTTAAGTGCACTTTTTTGCCTCAATTAAAAACAAGtcaataaaggaaagaaaagtcaaaTGTCACAGGGAGGAAGCAGGATGCAGCTGTTGCTCTGTGAGTAGTAAGTACTGAAGTAAAGCGGAGTGGAAAAGCTGAGTGACAGTaaacagaggagagaaacacAAATGCATATGGAGGAGCCAAGCCCACAAACAAATTAGTAACAGCTGCCATATATCGTCTAGTAACTGCCTGCAGAGTTAGGTCTAGGCATTATAAGCATAAATCCTCATAGATTATAGGGTTTATTCCCAACTAGAGCCAACATAGGCATCTCTCTGAAACGAGCGGAGCAACACTGATTTATATTTGCTTTCAATTCGCCCAAGAGCTCCCCGCCTCCGAGCCTCGACGCTACACAGAGCTCTCAGCCCATTGACACGATCAGCAGCTTTGCTGTCTTCAAACCCACTGAGTTTCGGGTTCTGTGTCCTGTGTTCAGGCCCAGGATATTCCGAGCAAGCTAGTCCAGAGAGGAGGTATTTTGTAAAACTGAGCCTAAACGTAGGTGCGGTTTGCAGCTCAACCCCGCGGTTAAAGCAGCAGGGAGGGTTCCTTGGCAAGACCTCCCCGTCTGTGTGCTGCCACTGCATTGAAAAATGGGACTTCTGCCCCAATAACACCTCTAACTGCTAGTGTGACATATGTGTTGTGATAACCGATGTCAAAGTTAGCTGCTGCTGTGGCTAACTTTCTCTGATTTCCAGGCTGCAgtaatttttctctatttttcctgGGAAGCAGCACTCAGAATAGTTTTGCCCTATGGCGGCGTTGTCATGTGGTATGTACGACTCCAGGAAAAGTGGTCATAAAAAGAAGCATTGTGGCTACTTTTCAAAGTTGTATTTTTAGAAAGGGAGGGCTAGGAAAAATCCTTTCAAAACAAGGTAGGAAGAGCTATTTTTGATCACTTTATCACTAAAAGATTGCTATCCTGACCTGTGCTATTTTCTGGATGGCAACTTTCAGAATAGTTCAGTTTGAAACATCAGATAATACACATAGGAAAAATGACAAGTGAGCCATAAAACCAAGCAGAGCGTAGAAGCATCAGGGACAAAGCCATGttacttcctttgcttttcatctgaGCCAATTAAATTCGAGTTTTTCTTTGCCTGGGCTGTGGCTCAGAGCTGATCCTTTGCAGCGTCTGGTCTATTGTGTGCCTGAATCAGCCAGTTCTACAAAAGACAGAATTGGGTGGTTTAATGCCTTGAATACAAACAAATTTTCCAAGAGAGACCAGAAAATCTGAAATCAACCATTTCCTAACTATTGATTAGAGCCCACCAGTATACGATCCCATCTCACTTCTCCGCCATCCTGCTAATCCTACAATTCAAAGTTACAGCCACCGACGACAGGTTACTGCAGACTGCATACAATTCCTGCTAGAGTTACGGCTCTTAGAAGATGTCAGATGTGAAATTCAGCATGTAGTTCACCATGGGATCAAGAAACTCTCGGATTTTAACCAAACAGGCAAGGCAAGTTAAGCTAATGGGCCTCAGTTGTGATGTCCAGACCCGATGCTATTCCAACCCTGGGCACATACCTCTAAATGTACCGTAATACCCCAACTCCCCCATCGTGTACCCCCATCAACTCCAGTTCTCTCTGACAAATTAATTTGCAACAACCCACTGAAACTGGTTTTAAGCCATGTAAACTCTGCAGATGTATCTCTGCTATGAACTCTTTTGCCAATCCTGGGATAAATCAGTCTCATCAGAGGCTGCGCTGGATATTCACTGGGGTTGAATATCCATCTGAAGCATCGGGACACTCTCCACACTCATTTATGCTGCTCCTGGATCGACTCCTCCCAGCTGGCACGCAAGTTAATTCTACTGAGGTACCTGGATAAAGCTGGCTGTGGTGAAATGGTACTACTACGGTTAAAAGACAGTAATATTAACAGAAATACAATCAAAGTCCTTAGAGCGGTCTTAGAGctgctacatttttttcagtattttctgataCATGGGCAGAGGATCTAAATCCAATCCTGCGCCCAAACCCACCTACACCACTCTGGCATTAGAACAGGACCCCAGCATCAGAGGTGTCCAACTGATGGAATAGAAGAATAGTACCAGAAAGGAAACTGAGGCTCAGTGTCTTCATTGAAGCTCATCCCTTTCTCGAGTAGGTGCGAGTTTGTTTCTGACTATCTCATTAACTTTCACCTCCAAACTCTTTCTGCCTAAAATAAGCTGTTCTAGGCAGTCTTATTTCTGCTGTGCCAGTTTTTTGCTTCTCTGATAGGGGAATCTACAAAGCAATTCTCTGGTAGGAACCAAGTTTTCCAATATCTGTCTAATGTACATGGCCATCGCTTCAGAAATGTTGTCACTAAGAAGGATCACGTGTTCGTTTGTGTGCTGAATCTGCTTCTCCCAGAGCAAGTTCATCACCCATCTGTAGTTAATTGGTCAAAGAGCAGTTTAAAGAAGTGGCAGAATGGAGTTCAACATCCAGTTCAAGTAGCATGGACAGCGGTTTTGCTGGCCAGGGATTCCATATGTTGCTTGAATATAGTTGTGAAAACTGGGAGACAGGAATAGCTCTCATGGAGATGGAGGCAAAAAATCTCCCTTCCCTCTCACCCAAGTGCGTGCATTATCCCATATAACACCAGAGAAAGATGCAATTATCTATAGCAGGATCTGACACTTTTCTTGAATATCTTCCTATTATTAATCATAAGACTCTAAGCTAAGTCCTCCGCTGGAGTAATTTGGCATTCTGCTCTGTGAATTCACACAAGCTAAAAAATTGGCCCTTTGAAACAAGGCAGGAGGTGGCCGTGAGAGAGAACATTGCATTACAGGCATTATAAAATCAGTGTGcaatgcagtgttttaaaaatgcaagaaaaacaccACTGAACAATGTAGGCAGTACGGTAAATGTTTAGCTTTTTTAAGTTAGTAAATGACTGAAGTACGCTTGTAGCTGTGAAATCATCCTTGGTATTGACACTGAAGGAAACTTAGGGCTGGACATTTAACTGCTCTAGCAGCAAATAAATCCGGAAAAGCGAAAGCAGCAATAAGCTCAGTGATGATCTGTAGGAATTTGCAAGAAATTTTCATTCGCTGGTAAATTGAATGCAAATGCTGCTTTAGGACTGTGTTTTCAGAAATTTATTATCTTCCAATGTAACACAAAGCATTtctgcatgaagaaaataatgcaagCATCTGGAAATGTTTGATTTAAGGTCCTGAAATACAACCGTTGGCTGAATGGGAATGATGAAAAGGGGGACGTGTTAGGAAAATGTTATTGTGTTACAGTTCTGTCTTGAGAAAGTGCAGCTGagagtggaaagaaaatgaacatataaatttttcaaagcagaagcatTGCCCAGTAGTACCTTTGTGTTTTATGCTGGGGCACGCTATCCAAAAGCCTGGCGTAGCTGCATGAGGCTGCGTGGCCTCACCATCGCTCCCTGCATGTCTGAGAGAGATGGAGGTGAAATGCCCACGGTTCAGTCCCCTCCCCTCCGCTGCCTCCCCTTTCCTGCCTTGTCCCAAGTGTCCCCAAACGATGCTGCAGATAAGTTGTGAATGATCATGATAACCCACCATTAACCACCACCCCCCCGGTCTGATATTTCAAATCTCAAGATCCTGAgcaaattacaaaaagaaaaacaaaaagtaaatgcttttaaaagttcAGCTTCCCACGAAGCTGGACACCAGCCCTGCTGATCACGTCTTGGCTTCCTTAGGAATGAAGGTCCTAAAGCCTTTTTCAAGAAGCATCCAACACTAGGCCCTTCGTGCATAAATCAAAGTGCTTTCTTCCATAGCTGTGGCTGTGGAAGGATTATTAGGACACACCCTCAGCTGGACTGAAATGTCCGCCCTTGCTCTCTTGGCTCTGCCAGAACGAGACCAATTTACGCCAGCTGATTATCTGGGCCATTATTTATTATGAGTTTATGGCGAACAAATAAGGTTCTAGGACATCAAGGTCTTCAGCTGACAAAAACCGGTACAATTTCCTTGGCTTGGAGAGTCACGCCAATTTACATTAGTCTGTGGTGTGGAACATAAAAAGCGGACCAGATTCTCATTTCCTTACTCTTTTTTCACTCTGACAAAATTCCTTCTGATATTACTGTTTGCCCTCCTTGCATGGATATCACTAAGACCTATTCAGGTTTAATTGCTTAAGCTTAAATCAGGCTTATGCTGAAAACAGGCAGCCACTTACCAAGAGAAACCCACTTTAAGctgataaatttttttaatagttgcaACCAACTGCATTGTATCATCTCTCTGGTCGTCTTCATTCTGCTGTCTTCCTGTAACATAAAAAGCCCCACCCAAaactcccttttcttctcttcatctgattctgtcattttaaaaaagatattgaaGTTAATTCATTCTCATTGGATATATTGTAAACTCCTTTATCTGGAAGCAGTCAGGCTGTTGTGCAACTCCaccttctgcattttctttccttttttttttttttttttttaaggaagctgCAGAACTCAGTCTCGTCCTCCTGTAGTACTTCTTTGTTTGTCAATAGTGTATAATCAAGATTGAAAtcaatgctgctgcttttccattcTGTGGGAGCGCCTGGTCCTTCCCTGCTTCTGCTTCAGAGCCTGAGACATCAGGTTGCTGTTTGCTCCAAAGTAGCAATGCTTGTTTGTTAAACTTTGAGGCAAAAAGTTCTCTATAAGCAGAAATATTACTCTGCATTTCAAAATCTCCAAAGTGGGTATGGATGGAAAAAGGGGTTAGTTGCTCATCAGAAAGAAGGCAACATTTTCCTGATTTCCCTGACTCATTCTAACCTTCAGATCACCTTCAGGATAACGTGGCAGGAGTACTGTCCACCTGCATCTGATTATAGATCAGAAACAAACATTGCAAAACTGtggtttaaattaaaacaatgaattttatttcagaaggattTCTGTATGTCCTTGTAAATGCCTTTGTGAATGCAAACTTTTTCTCATCTAAATATCCTGATTTTTAAGGTAATCAATATGTATTatgaaaattacagtattttataaaAGTTTGCATTGCTTGAATTTCAATATTAAATAAAGAAGTCAAATGCTACCCCTGCTTGATTATAAAGCAACAATTTATTTTGCATACTGGGTAAATGGATTTAAAACAATCCATACATCAAGGTATTTAATGACAGGGAGTTCTATTACAAAGTTCAATATGCCCCTCCTTACTTGCTGTTCAGCACCATTCACTTGTTTTCAGAAGATTAAAAGGATAATAAAAACTCCCAAGCACCTCTGTTAACCATATGTCTTCTTTTACAGTAAGTTTTGCATATGTATAAAAGCATGATCTGTTCCCCCTTCCCAGTCTTTacttaacagggaaaagaagcagTAATAAACCAGATCGTAACGTATCTTTTTCCctaaaaggaaacaaatgcaatGCCATAATAGacagtaattttgttttgacTTCCAATTAAATCCAGGGGGATGCTTTTTGCCTGTGGAGAAAACTCTGAGTAAAATTAATGGAACAGATTTAGAACCTGTGATTGCTTCAATTATAATAAACCCTTTTCTCTGTGTTTATCATCTAAAACTCCGGCGAGGGGAAGCAGTGGATCTCACCGTCTATGTTTGCAAATAGAACCCAGCAGATACCTCGGGTAATCCGGAGTTCTCCGCTGACTGCAGTGCTGCAGTCCTATGACAGCATCATATTAATGAGCCAGCATAGGACGGGGCTCCATGTGGTTTGCAAAGTTTAACCCTGTCCCTCAGACTTCCCCAACTCTCCACAGTgaaggcacagcagcagcagcaaacccgGGAATTGTGCCTGGCCCAGGCTAAAGGCAAGAAGGATTTTGGAGCAGGATTTTGCCTGGGAACAAGATCAGCTGCTTAAAAATTCACAGACTGCTGAACACGGGCGGACCCTTTTCAGCACCTTTCTGAACGAGGAGTTAAAACCTCCCCCCTCAGCATTCCTCCGCTTTGAACCGGAGCTGTAGCAGGGCTTTTTCTAGCaccagcagggttttttttttttgtttgtttgttgttttttttttttctttgcagctcACTAATCAATTGTGCGTGTAGCTGTAATCCACCCAAGAGGAGTTCAAAGTCTGGATGGCAGCTAGTCACTGTATCGCAACCCAGACAAAGTATATGGTACCATGTCAACATCGTTTTAAACAAGGTTTCAAAGGAGAATTTATTTCTAAGCGATGCACCAAGCGTTAGATTAAAATGTGAgggtgggaggaaaggggaggaagaaagagagggaaagaagaatcAAAATCAAGGATTTTGGATgccgggggtgtgggggggtgtcttTCAAACTCTTGTTTACCGCCCGGCTGCTCCAGCACCGCAACGGCTGCACCCCgcctcctcctgcagccacccccccccccctccccgcaccccgcGGAGCCGAAGCCGTTGCCGGGAGCTCCGGTTGCCGCAAAGCGCCCGGCgaacccccccgctccccccccgccccccccccccccgcgccggtgACCTTCAGATGTCAGACCccgcctggggaggggggatccgggggatggggggggtctGGATACACCTTGGGACCCCCGCTGCCCCTCGCtcgccccggggctgcccggcgcAGGCggcccccggcggccccgcgggagCTGCCCGTGGTGCTGcagccgccggcccggccccggccccgccaccggccccgccaccggccccgaaaccggccccgccaccggccccggcccggccggccctaCCCTGTGGGCTCCGCCGCCCCCGGCAGCGGCCCGGTGCCGGCACCGCGCTCCGCTCCGCCATGGCCGCTGcgggagggggggctggggcgggggagaagagagagaagagaggggaaagagaggaaaaagagagaaacgagaggaaagagagaaacgagaggaaagagaggaaagcgatgaaataaagaaaagaaggaaaaggaattagaggaagaaaagaaagaaaagaaaaaaattaaataaagaaaagaaataatttaaaaaataaaagaaggaaaagaaggaaaagaaagagggtgATGGCctagggaaggggagagaagggagcaggggcaggagggaaggagcaggggaaaGGGGGAGCAAGGGGGAGAAATAAGGGAATGGGGGAGCGGGGGCaaggggaaggggatgggaaaTGGGGGGGGAGGAGCagtgggaagggagaaaggggGAGCGGGGGAAGGCAGCGAGGGGAAGGGAGGACGGGGAAGGGGCATGGGGGGGCAccaggggctgggggccgggaagaggaaagggaagggggagcggggccggggcgggaggcggagcggggaggcggggccggggcagggccgggggggggccgccCCCCGCACACGTgtcgggccgccccgccgccgcccggccgggctATATAAGGGGGCGGCGTTGGCCGGAGCAGCGCTGCGCCGCCGCCCGCCACCCCCCGAGTGCCCCGCCATGAGCTACACCATGGAGCCCCTGGGCAACCCCTCGTACCGCCGGGTGACCGAGACCCGGGCTACCTACAGCCGCGCCAGCGCCTCCCCGTCCAGCGGGTTCCGCTCCCAGTCCTGGTCGCGGGGCTCGGGCAGCACCGTGTCCTCCTCCTACAAGCGCCCCAACCTGGGGGGGTCGCGGGCCGCCTACGGCTCCACGGTGCTGAGCTCGGCCGAGAGCCTGGACGTGAGCCAGTCCTCGCTGCTGAACGGCGCGGCGGAGCTGAAGCTGAGCCGCTCCAACGagaaggagcagctgcaggggctgAACGACCGCTTCGCCGGCTACATCGAGAAGGTGCATTACCTGGAGCAGCAGAACAAGGAGATCGAGGCGGAGCTGGCCGCGCTGCGGCAGAAACACGCCGGGCGGGCGCAGCTGAGCGATGCCTACGAGCAGGAGCTGCGGGAGTTGCGCGGGGCGCTGGAGCAGGTGAGCCACGAGAAGGCGCAGATCCAGCTGGACTCGGAGCACATCGAGGAGGACATCCAGCGCCTGCGGGAGCGCTTCGAGGATGAGGCGCGGCTGCGCGACGAGACGGAGGCCACCATCCGCGCCCTGCGCAAGGAGATGGAGGAGGCCTCGCTGATGCGGGCGGAGCTGGACAAGAAGGTGCAGTCGCTGCAGGACGAGGTGGCCTTCCTGCGGGGCAACCACGAGGAGGAGGTGGCCGAGCTGCTGGCGCAGCTCCAGGCGTCCCACGCCACGGTGGAGAGGAAGGACTACCTGAAGACCGACCTCACCACGGCGCTGAAGGAGATCCGCGCCCAGCTGGAGTGCCAGTCCGACCACAACATGCACCAGGCCGAGGAGTGGTTCAAGTGCCGCTACGCCAAGCTGACGGAGGCGGCCGAGCAGAACAAGGAGGCCATCCGCTCCGCCAAGGAGGAGATCGCCGAGTACCGCCGGCAGCTGCAGTCCAAGAGCATCGAGCTGGAGTCGGTGCGCGGCACCAAGGAGTCGCTGGAGCGGCAGCTCAGCGACATCGAGGAGCGCCACAACAACGACCTCAGCACCTATCAGGTAGCGGGGAGGCCCCCGCAGGGTGGGGGGGATGGCCGGGTACCACCCCCGGGAGAGCTGGAGGCGATGGCTGCAGCGGGAGGGAGATGGCAGCGAGGCGGGGGGGTGTCCGGGTACCACCCCCGGGGGAGCCGGAGGTGATGGCTGCAGCGGGAGGGAGATGTCGGGGAGGACCCCCGGAGTGGGGGGAGTGGTGTCCGGGTACCACCCCCGGGGAAGCTGGAGATGATGGCTGCAGCGGGAGGGAGATGGCGGGGAGACCCCCCCAGGAGCTGGGAGTGTGGGGGGGGTCCTGCTCTGATGCTGGCACCGCCTCTCAAGGTGGCGGAAAGAGTTTCTGAAAGTCCCGTCCGGGAACTTTTCCCACGAAGCGTATGTCTGTGTCACAGAGGGTTTCTGCATCTCTGTTGCAGGACACGATTCATCAGCTGGAGAACGAGCTTAGAGGAACGAAGTGGGAAATGGCACGTCACTTGAGGGAATACCAGGACCTCCTCAATGTCAAGATGGCCTTGGATATCGAAATTGCTGCATACAGGTACAGTAGGATCATTGCAGACATGTCTGGAATATTAATAGCACTGCAGATGCTGCTGGCTTGGGGAGCTTTACCACAGATAGGAAATATCCGCATGCAGCGAACAAGTAAAATTAGAGCCTGACTAAATTATTACAACCCTCTCAAAATCTACACAGACCGTGGAGTAAGCACCCAGAGGTCATTAGCGACCAGCTCGCTGGTCATCGGGGGCGAAGCTCCCGGCGAGCTCCGTGGGCACAGGGTAGCACGACTGAGTGCAGTGGCACCCCGCTGCCGCATTCTGCCCTTGTTTACAAAAGCAAAAGATGCAGCAAAagacaagtttatttttaattcgTGTTTGCTTTGTATATGCCGTGCAAGCTGTGCTTGTCACTTGAATTCCCTTTTATCGCTCCAGAGAGACAGCGCACTTGCTTGATCATGGTTTCAAGCGGGGAGTGCTCATCTGCTTGTCACAaacacttttgcttttcttgctcaaCTTTCCTTTAAAGGCAGCCACTCTAATCTGGAGCAGGAACGTTGCTTGCTATTGCCATCACCTGGCAGGTTTTTTTAGTCTCCTTTGCATCACTTCAGAACTCTTATCAGAGAACTACTGATTTTTCTGGGTCACAGGCTTAGatgaaaaacatgcatttgaatataagaaaagcaaaaccaaagaacCCATCTGCAGATCTGCCTAAATTCGTGAGGTTGTTCAGGCAAACACACAGATAGCATTTGCTGCCAAAGTCAGCTGAACAAAAGTCTCCTCTGTTTTCATAATTGCACAAGGAAGGTGGGTGCCCAACCTATTGACCTAGGACATAGGGTCTTGTTGGCTTTGAATGTCTCGTCCACAATATTTGATCTGGGTCGGTTGGCTGTGTCAGATTCTCACTTTGCCAAGGTCATAATGCATCCTATGAAGTTAATCATTTTTGCCATACTCTGTGCTGACTTATGCCATAATGAAGTTTTTGGCGTTAAGGATGAATTTCAACCGATCAGCGAAAGGTGTTACACTTGCCACATGCAAGCCAAGCTAAAAGCTCTTTGCTGAATATGAATTTTGCAAAAGAGCTGATTCAAGGAAAGCTGAACTGGGGCTGTAAGGGATGGATTATGCTGATCAGCTCCAGCATATTCCACATACAAACTGGTTTCATCCTGCTGACAGGGAAATATTCTAATAGCTGTCCCTTACATTAGGTTTctatgctcattttttttttttctccttctgattcCCTTAGGAAGCTACTGGAGGGTGAAGAGACAAGATTCAGTGCCTTCTCTGGAAGCATTACTGGACCCATATTCACGCACAGACAACCATCTGTCACAATAGCATCCactaaaattcagaaaacaaaaatagaaccACCAAAGCTGAAGGTCCAGCACAAGTTTGTAGAAGAAATCATTGAGGAGACGAAGGTAGAGGATGAAAAGTCTGAAATGGAAGATGCCCTAGCAGCTATTGCAGAAGAAATGGCAGCCAAGGCCCAGCAagaagaacaggaggaagaaaaagcagaagaagcagctgtagaggaagaaattgtttctgaGAAGGCTGCTGCAGAACAAGCAGCTGCacctgaggaagaagaaaaggaggaagaggaagcagaggaggaagaagctgcAAAATCTGATGCAGCAGAAGAAGGTGgttctgaaaaagaagaaatagaggaaaaggaagaaggggaggaggCTGAGGAAGAGGTGGAAGAAGCTGAGGCCAAGGGCAAAGCTGAAGAGGTAGCAGCAAAGGTGGAGAAGGTCAAAACACCTCCCGCAAAGTCGCCCCCTAAATCGCCCCCTAAATCCCCTGTCACAGAGCCAGCCAAGGCGGTCCAGaaagaaacagctgcagaagcaggaaaagaacAGAAGGTGGAGAAAGGTGGTGAGAAACCAGccaaggaggaa
Coding sequences within:
- the NEFM gene encoding neurofilament medium polypeptide, with the translated sequence MSYTMEPLGNPSYRRVTETRATYSRASASPSSGFRSQSWSRGSGSTVSSSYKRPNLGGSRAAYGSTVLSSAESLDVSQSSLLNGAAELKLSRSNEKEQLQGLNDRFAGYIEKVHYLEQQNKEIEAELAALRQKHAGRAQLSDAYEQELRELRGALEQVSHEKAQIQLDSEHIEEDIQRLRERFEDEARLRDETEATIRALRKEMEEASLMRAELDKKVQSLQDEVAFLRGNHEEEVAELLAQLQASHATVERKDYLKTDLTTALKEIRAQLECQSDHNMHQAEEWFKCRYAKLTEAAEQNKEAIRSAKEEIAEYRRQLQSKSIELESVRGTKESLERQLSDIEERHNNDLSTYQDTIHQLENELRGTKWEMARHLREYQDLLNVKMALDIEIAAYRKLLEGEETRFSAFSGSITGPIFTHRQPSVTIASTKIQKTKIEPPKLKVQHKFVEEIIEETKVEDEKSEMEDALAAIAEEMAAKAQQEEQEEEKAEEAAVEEEIVSEKAAAEQAAAPEEEEKEEEEAEEEEAAKSDAAEEGGSEKEEIEEKEEGEEAEEEVEEAEAKGKAEEVAAKVEKVKTPPAKSPPKSPPKSPVTEPAKAVQKETAAEAGKEQKVEKGGEKPAKEEEKVASPEKPATPKVTSPDKAATPEKPVTPEKPATPEKAATPEKPATPEKPRSPEKPATPEKPRSPEKPATPEKPRSPEKPASPVKDEKAVVEETITVTKVTKISAEVEKESRKEDIAVNGEVEEKKEEEESKEKEIEEEDKGVVTNGLDVSPIDDKGEKIVVTKKAEKIISEGGDSTTTYITKSVTVTQKVEEHEESFEEKLVSTKKVEKVTSHAVVKEIKETE